The following coding sequences are from one Aethina tumida isolate Nest 87 chromosome 2, icAetTumi1.1, whole genome shotgun sequence window:
- the LOC109596593 gene encoding V-type proton ATPase subunit F-like — protein sequence MTGGAGDKTVEYLTTDHLMAVIADEDTCVGFLLGGIGEINSANEQNFFAVTDSTPDSEIERQFKTFMNRKDIDIILISYENANKIRNTIESYQNVSIPAVIEIPSKTDPYDPKDDLTLKTASQWLM from the coding sequence ATGACTGGGGGAGCCGGTGACAAAACCGTCGAATACTTAACCACCGATCACCTAATGGCGGTGATCGCCGACGAGGACACTTGCGTTGGCTTTTTGCTTGGCGGAATCGGCGAAATTAACAGTGCCAACGAGCAAAATTTCTTCGCCGTGACCGACTCAACTCCCGATTCGGAAATAGAGAGACAGTTCAAGACGTTCATGAACCGAAAAGACATCGAcatcattttaatatcataCGAAAACGCAAACAAGATAAGGAACACCATCGAATCGTATCAGAATGTATCGATACCGGCTGTGATTGAAATACCTTCGAAAACCGACCCGTACGATCCGAAAGATGATTTGACGTTGAAGACCGCTTCGCAGTGGCTGATGTGA